From a region of the Vicinamibacteria bacterium genome:
- a CDS encoding diguanylate cyclase yields MSSLPKAGETRQQWIYLLEEAARGRTEGLEELLGASPDAHAPLLQFLTHLEFNPEVAEEHWRNIFENRRLLAKKLGRAASLQLAALDYFQNQTPGLANPKILEMSTFLATERNAITDSLTGLYNRHFFDASLRRELKRARRYGLALSIVLLDLDDFKSINDVYGHLIGDQALSTCSTVVQAGVREIDVACRYGGEEFALILPETSRTGAFIVSERIRADVKDLFDRKQVGTTHISLTLSGGIAIYPVDSNSAEGLIRMADQALYRSKHDGKNRITLHAEEKRRSPRLDARKPLIFRARRARLTQLSELRSQTKNLSRNGALVQSHIPLDVGTELEIGIDIPHNGDSFFLKGRVVRLESTPTEAGQSAHYEVGVAFDADTEEEARKLEVLAAEIYRTLDLHGASAPAAPTLDSVRSAEDNSLLG; encoded by the coding sequence ATGTCATCGCTGCCGAAGGCGGGAGAAACGCGGCAGCAGTGGATTTATTTGCTGGAGGAAGCCGCTCGAGGACGAACCGAAGGCCTCGAGGAGCTTCTGGGAGCGAGCCCCGACGCCCACGCACCGCTGCTGCAATTCCTGACGCACCTCGAGTTCAATCCCGAGGTCGCCGAGGAGCACTGGAGAAACATCTTCGAGAATCGCCGACTATTGGCCAAAAAGCTCGGTCGGGCGGCGAGCCTCCAGCTCGCGGCTCTCGATTATTTCCAGAACCAGACGCCGGGGCTGGCAAATCCCAAGATCCTGGAGATGTCGACCTTCCTCGCGACCGAGCGAAATGCGATCACCGACAGCCTCACCGGCCTCTACAACCGTCATTTCTTCGACGCGAGCCTGAGGCGAGAGCTCAAGCGGGCCCGCCGCTACGGGCTCGCGCTGTCGATCGTGCTTCTCGATCTGGACGACTTCAAGTCCATCAACGACGTGTATGGCCACCTCATCGGTGACCAGGCGCTCTCGACCTGCAGTACCGTGGTTCAGGCCGGGGTCCGCGAGATCGACGTCGCCTGCCGCTACGGGGGCGAAGAGTTCGCCCTGATTCTTCCGGAGACGAGTCGAACCGGAGCCTTCATCGTCTCCGAACGCATCCGGGCCGACGTCAAGGACCTGTTCGACCGCAAGCAGGTAGGCACCACTCACATCTCACTCACGCTGAGCGGCGGTATCGCCATCTATCCCGTGGATTCCAACTCCGCCGAGGGCCTCATTCGCATGGCGGACCAGGCCCTCTATCGCTCGAAGCACGACGGCAAGAACCGGATCACCCTCCACGCGGAGGAGAAGCGGCGCTCGCCGAGACTCGACGCGCGCAAACCCCTGATCTTCCGCGCACGCCGCGCTCGGCTCACGCAACTAAGCGAGCTCCGGAGCCAGACCAAGAACCTCTCTCGCAACGGCGCCCTGGTTCAAAGCCACATTCCATTAGACGTCGGAACCGAGCTCGAGATCGGAATCGATATCCCGCACAACGGAGACAGCTTCTTTCTCAAAGGCAGAGTCGTCCGCCTCGAATCGACCCCAACCGAAGCCGGACAAAGCGCCCACTACGAGGTGGGTGTCGCCTTCGACGCCGACACCGAGGAAGAGGCGAGGAAGCTCGAAGTCCTCGCCGCCGAGATCTACCGCACCCTCGATCTCCACGGCGCGTCCGCCCCCGCCGCCCCCACCCTTGACAGCGTCCGAAGCGCGGAGGATAATTCGCTACTCGGTTGA